The sequence below is a genomic window from Thalassobaculum sp. OXR-137.
GCGTTGTAGCCGAAGGTGTTCGACTTCTGCTCGAGCAGCTTGCCGACCACGACGGAGCCGTCGGCACCGGCGTTCTCCGCGATCTGCCGGCACGGGGCCTGCAGGGCGCGGCGCACGATGTCGATGCCCATGCGCTGGTCGTCATTGGCATACTTCAGCTTGTCGAGGGCGCGGGTGCCGTACAGCAGCGCGGTGCCGCCGCCGGCGACGATGCCTTCCTGAACCGCGGCGCGGGTCGCGTGCATCGCGTCGTCGACACGATCCTTGCGCTCCTTCACCTCGATCTCGGTCGCACCGCCGACGCGCAGAACCGCAACGCCGCCGACCAGCTTCGCCAGACGCTCCTGGAGCTTCTCGCGGTCGTAGTCGGACGTGGTCTCCTCGACCTGCGCCTTGATCTGGGTGACGCGGGACTGGATGTCCTTCTTCTTGCCGGCGCCGTCGACGACCGTGGTCTCGTCCTTGGTCAGGGTCACGCTCTTGGCGGTGCCCAGCATCTTGATGTCGACGGTCTCCAGGTTGATCCCGACATCCTCGGACACCACGGTGCCGCCGGTCAGGACGGCGATGTCCTCCAGCATGGCCTTGCGGCGATCGCCGAAGCCCGGCGCCTTCACGGCCGCGACCTTCAGGCCGCCGCGCAGCTTGTTCACCACCAGGGTCGCCAGCGCCTCACCGTCGACATCCTCGGCGATGATCAGCAGCGGGCGGGACGAGCGGGCCACCTGCTCCAGCAGCGGCAACATCGGCTGCAGGCTGGACAGCTTCTTCTCGTGGATGAGGATCAGCGGGTTTTCCAGCTCGCAGACCATCTTGTCGGCATTGGTCACGAAATACGGCGAGAGATAGCCGCGGTCGAACTGCATGCCCTCGACCACGTCGAGTTCGGTGTGCAGGGACTTCGCTTCCTCGACGGTGATCACGCCTTCCTGGCCGACCTTGTCCATCGCCTCGGCCAGCAGCTTGCCCACATCGGCGTCGCCGTTGGCGGAGATCGTGCCGACCTGAGCGACTTCGCTCGACGACTTGATCTTCTTGGAGTTGCTCTCGACGTCCTTGATGACGGCGGCGACGGCGAGGTCGATGCCGCGCTTCAGGTCCATCGGGTTCAGGCCGGCGGCGACGGCGCGCACGCCCTCGCGGACGATGGCCTGGGCCAGCACGGTGGCGGTGGTGGTGCCGTCACCGGCGAGGTCGGAGGTCTTCGAGGCCACTTCGCGCACCATCTGCGCGCCCATGTTCTCGAACTTGTCCTTCAGCTCGATATCCTTGGCGACGGTCACGCCATCCTTGGTGATGCGCGGGGCGCCGAACGACTTGTCCAGCACCACGTTGCGGCCTTTCGGGCCGAGGGTCACCTTGACGGCGTTCGCCAGCGTATCGACGCCCTTGAGCAGGCGGTCGCGGGCATCGACGTTAAACTTGACGTCTTTGGCAGCCATTATGTTTCTCCTTAGATCGTTGCCGGATGGCGGCAGGGTCGGTCGTGGCGGTCAGCGGCCGATCAGCCGACGACACCCATGATGTCCGACTCCTTCATGATCAGCAGGTCCTTGCCGTCGATCTTGACCTCGGTGCCGGACCACTTGCCGTACAGCACGGTGTCGCCCTTCTTCACGTCCAGGGCGACGACCTTGCCGGACTCGTCCCGGGCGCCGGCGCCGACGGCGACGATCTTGCCCTGCATCGGCTTTTCCTTCGCCGTGTCGGGGATGATGATCCCACCGGCAGTCTTGGTGTCGCTCACCAGCGGCTCGACGACAACGCGGTCATGCAGCGGACGGAATTTCATGGGGCTTCCTCCATGGCTCGGCCAAAGAAAACGGCGGGCATTAGCACTCGCCGTGAATGAGTGCCAGGGGTATGGAGGTTTACCCTGTTTCTGTCAACCGGCTGGCCTCAGTTCAGGCGCTGAAACCGCTCTCCGAAGCGCTTTTCGGCCCGTGCGAGGGTGCTCGGGTCCAATCCGACGGTGATCGTCGAGCCGGTGTCGTCGTCGATCCGGTCGATGATGTCGCCATGGCTGTGCAGCCAGGCGGTGATCTCGCCGTCGGCGTAATCGACGTGCAGGGTCACCACCCGGTGGTTGGCCGACAGGAAGCCGTCGATCGCCTTGACCAGATCGGCGATCCCCTCGCCGGTGACCGCCGACACGCAGACCGTGTCGTTGAGCCGGGCGACCTCGTTGCGCAGGGTGATGCGGCGTTCCTCGGGCAGCCGGTCGATCTTGTTCAGCACGTCCAGCATGCGTCCCGGCCGGGTGGTCTCGTCGACCCCCAGATCCTCCAGCACCGCCAGCACGTCGTGCTTCTGGGCCTCGGTGTCCGGGTGCGAGATGTCGCGCACATGCAGCACCAGGTCCGCCTCGGTCACCTCCTCCAGGGTCGCGCGGAAGGCGGCGACCAGATGGGTCGGCAGGTCGGAGATGAAGCCGACCGTGTCGGACACGATCACCGTGCGCCCGCCCGGCAGGTCGATTCGCCGCATGGTCGGGTCGAGGGTGGCGAACAGCAGGTCCTGGGCCATCACCGAGGCGCCGGACAGCTTGTTGAACAGCGTCGACTTGCCGGCGTTGGTGTAGCCGACCAGGGCGACGATCGGGAACGGCACCCGGCGCCGCGCCTCGCGGTGCAGCTCGCGGGTCCGCTTCACCTCCTCCAGCTCGCGCTTGATGCGGGTGATGCGGTCGCCGATCAGACGGCGGTCGAGTTCGAGCTGGCGCTCGCCGGGGCCGCCGAGGAAGCCGGCACCGCCGCGCTGGCGCTCAAGGTGGGTCCAGGACCGCACCAGGCGGGAGCGCTGGAAGGTGAGCGAGGCGAGTTCGACCTGCAGCCGGCCTTCATGGGTGCGCGCCCGGGCGCCGAAGATCTCGAGGATGAGCTGGGTCCGGTCGATGACCTTGACGTTCAGCCCCTTCTCCAGGTTGCGCTGCTGCACCGGGGTGAGCGCGTGGTCGATGACCACGACCTCCACCTCCATCGCCTCGGCCAGCGCCTGGAAGCGCTCGATCTGGCCGCCGCCGAACAACGTGCTCGGGCGCGGCCGGTTGACGGTCAGCACCTCGCTGTGGACGGTCTCCAGGTCGATCGCGGCGGTCAGGCCGACGGCTTCCTCCAGACGTGCCTCCGGGTCGCGGACACCGGGGGTGTCCTCGTCCTTGGACGGCAGACGCGGATGCAGCACGATGGCGCGGATCTTACCCAAGCGGGGCTCCTTTTACGGGGACCCGACACGGTGCGTCCGCCCGGCGACGTGCCTGGGCCAAGACCGGCGATATGCCGGAGCGCATGGGAGTCCCCTCCAGCGCTCCAACATGTGGATGGCCGGGCCCCGGATCAAGTCCGAGCTGTCGGCGGAGGCAGTCTACCCCGAGACGGGGCATGCGGATCAGCTATCGCTGTCCTCGCCCGGCTCGAACAGGCTGACCGGGTGCTGCGGCATGATCGTCGACACCGCGTGCTTGTAGACCAGCTGGGAATGGGCGTCGCGGCGCAGCAGCAGGCAGAAATTGTCGAACCACGTGACAATGCCCTGGAGCTTCACGCCGTTCACGAGGAACACGGTGACGGGCGTCTTGTCCTTACGGATCTTGTTGAGAAAGACATCTTGGACGCTCTGGCTCTTTTCTGCGGCCATGGTTTTTTCCTTCGCTCCTCAATCGGCTCGCGCGCGCGGGTGGTGACACCACCTCTTTCGCAGATGCGAGATCAGATTGAAAGATATACCGCGAAATCGTTGCGACTCAACCGCGTAGCTCGCCAAGAAGCGCATAACAGTCAAAAAGCTGCACCGCGGGCGCACAATCGCTCAGATCCTCGGGGTGCGGATCCTCGGGATGCAGCAGAACCGGGACGCATCCGGCCGCATGAGCGGCCCGCAGATCGACCGCGCTGTCGCCGACGAACCACACGCTCGGCCCCGCCGTCACGCCGGTGCCGTCCAGCGCCATGTGGATCGGATCGGCCGCCGGCTTGTCCTTGGCCGCGTCGTGCGAGCCGAGGATCCGGTGAAAATACCTGTCCCAGCCGAGATGGGCCGTCTCCAGCCGCAGATAGGTGCCGGACTTGTTGCTGACCACGCCCATGGGGATGCCCTCGGCCGCCAGGGCGTCGAGCAGCTCGACAGCTCCCGGCAGAGGCCGCAGGGTCTCCAGGTGAATCGACGCGAAGCTCTCGTAGAACCGCTTGGAGGCGTCCTCCCAGCGCTCGCCGAACAGCTTGGGGAAGCTGTCGCGCATGGAGAGCTTGGCGTTCGCCCGAACCTGCGCCTCGTCCCAGGGGTCAAGGCCGTACTCGCTGAAGGTGGTGGACAGGGCGCGGGTGATGCCGCCCCAATTGTCCACCAGCGTGGAGTCCCAGTCGAACAGCACCGCGTCGGGACGCGGCAGTCGACTCACGCGGTGGCCCCTTCCCCGGCCGCGTACTCCATGTAGCTGTCGCGCAGGCCGCGCGACAGGGTGCCGGCCTTGCCGTTGCCGATCACCACATCGTCGATCTGGGTGACCGGGGTGACGAAGGCGGTGGCCGAGGACGCGAAGGCCTCGCGCGCCTTCTTGGCTTCCTCGACGGAGAACGCCCGCTCCACGTATTTCAGGCCCTGGCGCTCGGCCAGCTTGAGGATCGACAGCCGGGTGATGCCGTTCAGGATGTCGTGGGTCGCCGGCCGGGTCACCAGCTCGCCGTCCTGGGTGACGATCCAGGCGTTGCTCGACGTGCCCTCGGTGACGTTGCCGTCCTCGTCCACCTGCCAGGCCTCGAAGGCGCCGTTCTCGCGAGCCTGCTGCTTGCCCAGAATGTTAGGAAGAAGCGCTACCGACTTGATATCGCAGCGTTCCCAACGAATGTCCCTGATCGTGATGACCTTGACGCCGTTCTCGACCGTCTCCTGGCTCGGCATGGCGATCCGCTTGGCGGTCAGCACGATGCTCGGCTTGGCGTTCTTCGGGAACGGGTGGTCGCGCTTGGCCACGCCGCGGGTCACCTGCATGTAGACCAGCCCGTTGCGGATCCGGTTCAGGCGCACCAGCTCGCGCATGACCGAGCGCAGGGCGCCCCGGCTCATGGGATGGGCGATGCGCAGCTCGTCCAGCGAGCGGTCCAGGCGATCGAGATGCGGCATCTCGTCCACCATCACGCCGTTCTGCACGAGAACCACCTCGTAGACGCCGTCGGCGAACTGGTAGCCCCGGTCCTCGACATGGACCTCGGCATGGGAATGGGGAAGGAAACGGCCGTTCACATAGGCGATCCGGGACATGGGACCTCCGGCTGGGCGAGATGGGAGACAGGAAGGAAGTAAGGGATATCTAGAAGAAATCGAGACGGACGGCGAACAGTTTCTCGACTTTCTTCACCGCTTCATAGGTGGCAAAGACGACCACCCGGTCGCGGGCCTGCACCACCGTGTCGGCGCGCGGCACGATGACCTCCTCGCCGCGCACGATGGCGCCGACGATCACGCCGTTCGGCAGCTTGGCGTCCTTCAGCGGATGGCCGACCAGAACCGAGGTCTCCAGCGCCTCGGCCTCGATCACCTCGCCGAAATCCTCGCGCAGGGAATAGACGCTGCGGATCCGGCCGCGGCGGACGTGCTGCAAGATCGTGGAGACGGTGATGGCCCGCGGGTTCACCACGGCGTCGATGCCGAGCTGGGTGATCAGCGGCGCGTAGGTGGAGGCGTTGATCAGGGCGACGGTCCGCTTGCAGCCCGAGCGCTTGGCCAGCAGCGAGCTCAGGATGTTGACCTCGTCGTCGTTGGAGACGGCGACGAAGGTCTCGGTCTGGGAGATGTTGGCCTCTTCCAGGATCTCCGGGTCGAGCACGTCGCCGTTCAGCACCATGGTGCGCTGGAGCGACTGGGCCACCGAGCGGGCGCGGGCGCGGTTGAACTCGATCACCTTGGCGTTCACGCCGTGATGCTCGCGCTCGATCTCCTCGGCCAGGGTCAGGCCGATATTGCCGCCGCCGGCGATGATGACGCTGCGCGCCTCCGGCTCCTCGTGGCCGAAGCTGGCGAGCGCCCGGGAAAGGTGACGGCTGTCGCAGACGAAATAGACCTCGTCCCCCGGCAGCATCTGGTCCTCGGCCTTCGGCACGATCGCCTTGCCCTCGCGCAGGATGCCGACGATGACCACGGCGAGATCGGTGAACAGCGAGGTGAGCTGGCGCAGGGGTGTGTGGATGATCGGCGTGGTCTCGTCGCAGCGCACGCCGACCACCCGGACCTTGCCGTCGGCCATGGGGACCACGTCGAGCGCACCCGGCACCTGCAGGCGGCGGCCGATGGCGCGGGCCACCTCGCGCTCCGGCGAGATGATCACGTCGATCGGCATGTGCTCGCGCGAGAACAGATCGGCCCAGATCGGCAGCAGATAGTCCTGGTTGCGCACGCGGGCGATCTTGGTCGGCACGTTGAAGATCGAATGGCCGACCTGGCAGGCGACCATGTTGACCTCGTCGCTGTAGGTCACCGCGATCAGCATGTCGGCATCGCGCAGTCCGGCCTGCTCCAGCACGCTGGGATAGGAGGCGAAGCCGGCGATGGCGCGCACGTCGAGGGTGTCGCTGAGCTTCTGGATCAGCTCCGGCGACTGGTCGATCACGGTGACGTCGTTGTTCTCGCCGGCAAGGTGACGGGCGATGCTGGTGCCGACCTGACCGGCCCCGCAGATGACGACTTTCATCGAGCGATGACTTTCATGAGGAGGTCAGCCGGACTGACGGACGGGCTTTTCCGCCTGCTGCAGACCGAGTGACTTGAGCTTGCGGTGCAGAGCCGACCGCTCCATCCCGACGAAGGAGGCCGTGCGCGAGATGTTGCCGCCGAAGCGGTTCACCTGGGCCAGCAGATACTCGCGCTCAAAGGTCTCGCGGGCATCGCGCAGGCTGAGGCCCATGATCTCACTGCCCTTCTCCCAGCGCAGCGCCGCCGGCGTGGCGGAGCCAATCTCCGGCGGAAGCTGGTCGGCGCGGATCGGCTCGCGGGCGCCGCCGCCGGCCATGATCAGCATCCAGTCGACCACGTTGCGGAGCTGGCGCACGTTGCCCGGCCATTCGTAGGCCTGCAATGCCGCGACCGCGTCCTCGCCCAGCGGGCGGGCGGCCATGCCGCTGGCCTCGGCCGAGAGGACGACGAAATGCCGGGCGAGCATCGGCACGTCCTCGCGCCGCTCGCGCAGGGGCGGCACGCGGATCGGCACCACGTTCAGCCGGTAGAACAGGTCCTCGCGGAACCGGCCGGCGCTCATCTCCTGCTGAAGGTCGCGGTTGGTCGCGGCGATCACCCGCACGTCGACCTCGACCTCGGTGTCGCCGCCGACCCGGCGGAACGACTGTTCCTGGAGCACCCGCAGGATCTTGCCCTGGGTCTCCAACGGCATGTCGGCCACCTCGTCCAGCAGCAGCGTGCCCTTATGGGCCAGTTCCAGGGTGCCGATGGTGCGCGGCTCCGCCCCGCCCGGCTCGGTGCCGAACAGTTCCGTCTCCAGGCGGTCGGGGGTCAGCGTGGCGCAGTTCAGCACCACGAAGGGGCCGGTGGCGCGGCGCGAGCGCTCGTGGATGCGGCGGGCGACGATCTCCTTGCCGACACCGGCCGGGCCGGTGATCAGCACCCGGCTGCCGGTCGGGGCCACCTTCTCGATGGAGGCACGCACGGTGTTGATGCCGTTGGAGATGCCGACCAGGTCGCTGGCGGTGCCGCTGCGTTTCTTCAGGTCGTCGTTCTCGCGCCGCAGCCGGGCGGCCTCGATCGCGCGCTGCACCATGAACAGCAGCCGGTCCGCCTTGAACGGCTTCTCGATGAAGTCGTAGGCGCCCTTCTTGATGGCGGTGACCGCGGTCTCGATGGTGCCGTGGCCGCTGATCATGATCACCGGCAGGCCGGGATGGTCGCGCTGGATGGCGCTGAGAATGCCGAGCCCGTCGAGCTCGCTGTTCTGCAGCCAGATGTCGAGGATCACCAGGGAGGGCATGCGCCGGCGGATGACGTCGAGCGCTTCCGTCGAATTCGCCGCCTGGCGGGACTCGTAACCCTCGTCCTCGAGGATATCGCCGATCAGCATCCGGATATCGGCTTCGTCGTCGACGATCAGGATATCATTGGCCATGGTATGCCAGAGCCGGGTTTGTTTCGTTCAGGACCGTGGGCGGCGCCGAGAATACCAGACTAACCGCTGCGCCGCCTTCGGGTCGGTCGCGGAGTTCTATCGATCCGCCGTGATCTTCCATGATTTTCTTCACGATGGCCAGTCCAAGGCCCGTTCCCTTCTCGCGCGTGGTGACATAAGGCTCGGTCAGCCTGTCTCGCTCAGTGTCCGGCAAACCGCGGCCATTATCTGCGACAGTTGTCACAATCGCATCACCTCGTGGCTCGATTGTGACGAGGATGCTGCCCGGTGCCGCACCCTCGCCTTCCGCCTGCTGGCGCCCCTCGATGGCGTCCACCGCGTTCTGCAGAAGATTGGTCAGAGCCTGGCGGATCTGGCGCGAATCGCAGCGCAGGATCACCGGCCGGTCGCCGGTCTCGACGGTGACCTTCACCCCGGCCCGCGCCCCGCGCTGCAGGTCGGTCGCGGCGGTCACGATGTCGCGCAGGTCCTCGTCGCGCATCACCGGCGTCGGCATGCGGGCGAAGGAAGAGAACTCGTCCACCATACGGCCGATATCGCCGACCTGGCGCACGATGGTGTCGATCATCCGCGCGAAGGTCTCCGGATCGGACTCGATCTCCTTCAGGTATTTGCGGCGCAGGCGCTCGGCGGAGAGCTGAATCGGCGTGAGCGGGTTCTTGATCTCGTGGGCGATGCGCCGGGCGACATCGGCCCAGGCGGCCTTGCGCTGGGCCGACAGCAGCTCGGTCACATCGTCGAAGGTCAGCACGTAGCCGGAGATCACCCCGTCGGAGATCTCCGCGGTGACGCGGGCGTGGAAGATCCGGTGGTCGCCGTTCTCCAGGGTCATGGCGACCTGGTCGGTGGCCTCGCGCCACGGGCGCTGGGCCACCTCGGCGATCAGCGGATCGAATTCCGGCAGGGTCTCCGCGAAGGTGCTGCCGAGCCGCGTCTCCAGGTCGATGCCGAGCAGCCGGCTCGCCGCCCGGTTCGGCAGGTTGATCCGGCCGTCGTCGTCCAGGCCGACCACGCCGGAGGACACCCCGCCGAGCACCGCCTCGGTGAAGCGCCGGCGCTCGTCGAGCTGGGTGTTGGCGTCGACCAGTTCTTCATGTTGCGACTCAAGTTGAGCCGTCATCCTGTTGAACGCGCGCGTCAAACTGGCGATCTCGTCCAACCCGACACCGAGGGGCACCCGCACCGACAGGTCGCCGTGGCGCACCCGTTCCGCGCCGTCGATGAGCGAACTGACGGGGCGCACCAGCCGGTCGGCCAGCAACAGGCCGACCCAGATGGCGGCCAGCAGGATCAGCAGCGCCACCAGGGCGAAGACGATGGCGAAAGTGAGCTGGAAGTCCTGCCGCCTGCCCTCCAGCGCCTCGTATTGCGACACGGCGAGCTGGGTATCCTCGACCCGGGCGAGCAGGGCCGGATCGACGAAGCGGCCGACGAACAGGAAGGTGTCGACGATCTGGTTCAGGGCGACCAGCGCGCGCATCCGGTCGTCGTCCTCGGAGGTGATGATGACGACCTCGCCGCGCCGAGCGCGCTCCAGGTCGCTCTCCGGCACCGGCTCGAAATCGAAGGCGAAGGACAGGCCGGTTCGGGCATAGACCCGGCCGGCGCCGTCGAACACCACCGCCTCGGTCAGGTTGCGGACCGCCGCCTGGGCGGTGATGACCTGCTCGAACCGCCGGCTGTCGGACAGCAGGAACGGCGCTTCCCGGTTCAGGTCGTTGGCCATGGCCAGCACGTCGCCGCGGATGGTCTGGCGGTGCTCCTCCAGATAGGCCTCGGCCACCGCCGCCGACTGGGTGACGGCGGTCGATACCCGCTCGCTGAACCAGCCGCGCACCCCGAGATCGAAGAACACGGCGGAGAAGACCGAGACGATCAGCGTCGGCGTGACCGCGATCAGCGCGAACAGCAGCGCCAGCCGCAGATGCAGGCGCGCGCCGGCCAGCCCGCGCCGCCGCTCGACCCAGATGCGGATGAGCTGGCGCACCACGAGGGCGCCCAGGCCGAGCAGGAAGGCGATGTTCAGGTAGACGCAGAGCAGGACCAGGTCCGGCGCCGGCCCTTCCGGACCCGAGCGGGTGATGACGATGGCCGTGGCCGCACCGGACAGGATCGCCAGCACGCTGAAGGCGACCGCCAGCTTGCGTTCCAGGGCCACGCGGCGGGCCCATCGACGCAGCGCGTGCCACAGGGTCAGGCGCGGCGGTTCCGGCTGCCCCTCGGTGAAGGGGGCCTCGGTAAACGGGGATGTGCTGCTCATTATGCCGTCGCGGTGGTCCCACCGATCGTCGCGGGCCGGCACCGGCCGGCAGCGATCAAGGCTCGGATCGTACGCTCCGGATTACCGGAATGTCCAACTCCCGGATCTTTTTCCGCAGGGTATTGCGGTTCAGCCCGAGCAGCTCGGCAGCGCGAATCTGATTGCCGCGGGTCGCCCTCAGGCTCAGCGAGATCAGCGGCCGCTCCACCTCGCGCAGCACCCGCTCGTGCAGACCGGAGGCCGGCAGCTCGTCCTTATGGGCGTTGAAATAGGCCGACAGGTGCCGCTCGACCGCACCGGACAGGTTCTCGTCATCGACCGCCGGCACCGTCCCGTCGCCGTCGACCATCGGCGGCTCGGCCAGTTCGGCATCGATCGCCTCGGCGCCGATGGTCTCCTCCACGTAGAGGGCGGCGAGGCGCCGGCAGAGGTTTTCCAGCTCGCGCACGTTGCCCGGCCAGGAATAGGCCTGCAGCCGGGTGATCGCGCCGGCATCCAGATGCTTGCTCGGCAGTCCCTCCGCCGGCATCTGCGCCAGGAAATGGCGGGCCAGATCGGGCACGTCCTCGCGCCGCTCGCGCAGGGCCGGCAGGCGGATCGGCACCACGTTCAGGCGGTAGAACAGATCCTCGCGGAACAGACCCTGGCGGATGAGCTGGCGCAGGTCGCGGTGGGTGGCGGCGACGATCCGGACATTGGCCTGGATCGGCGTGCGCCCGCCGACGGTGGTGTATTCGCCCTCCTGCAGGACCCGCAGCAGCCGGGTCTGCGCCTCCAGCGGCATGTCGCCGATCTCGTCCAGGAACAGGGTGCCGCCCTGGGCCTGCTCGAACCGGCCGGTGGCGCGCACGGTGGCGCCGGTGAAGGCGCCCTTCTCGTGGCCGAACAGCTCCGACTCGATGAGCTCGCGCGGGATGGCGGCCATGTTGATGGCCACGAACGGACCTCCCGCGCGCTTGCCGTAATCGTGCAGGGCGCGGGCGACCAGCTCCTTGCCGGTGCCGCTCTCGCCGGTGATCATCACCGTCAGGTCGGTGCCCATCAGCCGGGCCAGGACCCGGTAGATCTCCTGCATGGCGGGCGAGCGGCCGATCAGCGGCAGGGTGTCCTCGCTGCGGCCGGCGACCTCGCGGACCTCGCCTTCCTGCTCCTTCACGCCGGGGGCCGGGGCGGCCAGCGCCTTGCCGACGGTGGCGACCAGCTCGTTGAGGTCGAAGGGCTTGGGCAGATACTCGAAGGCGCCGCGCTCGCTCGCCTTGACCGCCGTGAGCAGGGTGTTCTGGGCGCTCATGACGATGACCCGCAGATCCGGCCGGATCTTGCGGATGCGCGGCAGCAGGTCCAGGCCGTTATCGTCCGGCATGACCACGTCGGTGATCACCAGATCGCCTTCCCCGTCCTCGATCCAGCGCCACAGCCCGGCGGCGGTGCCGGTGCTGCGCACCGAATGCCCCAGCCGTGTCAGGGCATGACCGAGCACCGTACGGATCGCCCGGTCGTCGTCGGCGATCAGGATGGAAGCCGCCCGTTGGCTCATATGTTGGTGCTCCCACCGGTTTCGGTTCCCGGAACGCCCTGCTGATCGCGCCGGCGGCGCACGCGGCGCGGCTTGGGCGCATCGACGATCGGCAGGGTGAGGCGCAGGATCGTGCGGCGCGGCACCGAATCCACCTCGATCACGCCCCCATGGTCGGCCACCGCCTTGGCGACGAAGGCGAGGCCCAGGCCGGATCCGTTGGTCTTGGTCGTCACGAAGGGCTCGAACAGGTTGGCCTGAAGCTCCTCGGGAATGCCGGGGCCGTTGTCCTGCACGGTGACCTGCAGCGGCAGATGCACCCGCTCGCGCGAGCCGGCGACGGCCACCCGCATGCCGTGGCGGTAGCTGGTGGTCAGGGTGATCTCGCCCCCCTCCTCCGGCACCGCCTCGCTGGCGTTCTTGATCAGGTTGAGAAAGACCTGAACCAGCAGGTCGTGATTGCCGAGCACCGCCGGCAGCGACGGGTCATAGCGCTCGATGAAGGTCGCCTTGCGGCCGAAGCCGTTCTGGGCGACCCGGCGGCAGCGCTCCAGCACCTCGTGGATGTTGACGGCGGTGCGCTCGATCGGGCGTTCGTCGCTGAACACCTCCATGCGGTCGACCAGGGCGCAGATCCGGTCCGTCTCGTCGCAGATCAGCCGGGTGAGGATCTGCTCGTCCCCGTGCACCGACTGTTCGAGAAGCTGGGCCGCCCCGCGGATGCCGGACAGCGGGTTCTTCACCTCATGGGCGAGCATGGACGCCATGGCGCTGACCGACCGGGCGGCGCCGCGGTAGGAGAGCTGGCGGTGCATCTTCGACGCGATGGTGCGTTCCTGGAGGTTCACCGCGACCGCACCCGCTACTTCGGGGATCGGCGCGATCTGCACGTTCACCACGATCTGACCGATGCGCGGGGACTCGATCTCCAGGTCGTAGTCGCTCAGCCCCGACTGGGACGTGCGGGACTGGGCGATCATGCCGAGCAGCGGGCTGTCCTGGGGCACCCAGTCGGTCAGGCTGCGCCCGGCGGCGGCGGCCACGCTGGAGGCCAGAAGGTTCTCGGCGGCGATGTTCAGGGACAGCACGCAATTGTCGCCGTCGAGGACGATCACCGCCCAGGGCAGAGCGTTCAGTACCGTGTTGCCGTCCATGTAGGACGGGACACGATCCGGTCCCACCGTCGCCACTGCCGTCATGCAGCGATCCTCCCGCCGTTGTCGTCGTTTCCGGTAGCGCCGGCGTCGAGCTCGGCGAAGTAGCGGTCGATCTCCGCGAAGACGACCGCCGGGTCCGTGGTGTTGTTGACCCGCTGGCGGAACCCGGCGGAGCCCGCCAGGCCGTCTGTGTACCAGCCGATATGCTTGCGCGCGTTGCGGATGCCCGACTGCACGCCGTAATGGCTCAGCATCGCGTCCAGATGTTCGGCGAGGATCGCGCGGCGCTCCTGCACGTCCGGATCGGCGCGCGGCGTCTCGCCCGCCAAGGCGGCGGCCACCTGCGCCGGGAACCAGGGCCGGCCGTAGCAGCCGCGCCCGATCATCACGCCGTCGGCGCCGGATTCCTCCAGGCAGGCCCTGGCCGTCTCGATGGAGGTCACGTCGCCGTTGGCCACCACCGGAAGCGAAACGGTTTCGACGACCGCGCGGATGCCGGACCAGTCGGCGGTGCCGGTATACATTTGGCAGCGGGTGCGGCCGTGCACCGTGATCAGCCGGATGCCGGCGGCCTCGGCGATGCGGGCCA
It includes:
- the trkA gene encoding Trk system potassium transporter TrkA, which encodes MKVVICGAGQVGTSIARHLAGENNDVTVIDQSPELIQKLSDTLDVRAIAGFASYPSVLEQAGLRDADMLIAVTYSDEVNMVACQVGHSIFNVPTKIARVRNQDYLLPIWADLFSREHMPIDVIISPEREVARAIGRRLQVPGALDVVPMADGKVRVVGVRCDETTPIIHTPLRQLTSLFTDLAVVIVGILREGKAIVPKAEDQMLPGDEVYFVCDSRHLSRALASFGHEEPEARSVIIAGGGNIGLTLAEEIEREHHGVNAKVIEFNRARARSVAQSLQRTMVLNGDVLDPEILEEANISQTETFVAVSNDDEVNILSSLLAKRSGCKRTVALINASTYAPLITQLGIDAVVNPRAITVSTILQHVRRGRIRSVYSLREDFGEVIEAEALETSVLVGHPLKDAKLPNGVIVGAIVRGEEVIVPRADTVVQARDRVVVFATYEAVKKVEKLFAVRLDFF
- a CDS encoding sigma-54 dependent transcriptional regulator, whose amino-acid sequence is MANDILIVDDEADIRMLIGDILEDEGYESRQAANSTEALDVIRRRMPSLVILDIWLQNSELDGLGILSAIQRDHPGLPVIMISGHGTIETAVTAIKKGAYDFIEKPFKADRLLFMVQRAIEAARLRRENDDLKKRSGTASDLVGISNGINTVRASIEKVAPTGSRVLITGPAGVGKEIVARRIHERSRRATGPFVVLNCATLTPDRLETELFGTEPGGAEPRTIGTLELAHKGTLLLDEVADMPLETQGKILRVLQEQSFRRVGGDTEVEVDVRVIAATNRDLQQEMSAGRFREDLFYRLNVVPIRVPPLRERREDVPMLARHFVVLSAEASGMAARPLGEDAVAALQAYEWPGNVRQLRNVVDWMLIMAGGGAREPIRADQLPPEIGSATPAALRWEKGSEIMGLSLRDARETFEREYLLAQVNRFGGNISRTASFVGMERSALHRKLKSLGLQQAEKPVRQSG
- a CDS encoding PAS domain-containing sensor histidine kinase, whose amino-acid sequence is MSSTSPFTEAPFTEGQPEPPRLTLWHALRRWARRVALERKLAVAFSVLAILSGAATAIVITRSGPEGPAPDLVLLCVYLNIAFLLGLGALVVRQLIRIWVERRRGLAGARLHLRLALLFALIAVTPTLIVSVFSAVFFDLGVRGWFSERVSTAVTQSAAVAEAYLEEHRQTIRGDVLAMANDLNREAPFLLSDSRRFEQVITAQAAVRNLTEAVVFDGAGRVYARTGLSFAFDFEPVPESDLERARRGEVVIITSEDDDRMRALVALNQIVDTFLFVGRFVDPALLARVEDTQLAVSQYEALEGRRQDFQLTFAIVFALVALLILLAAIWVGLLLADRLVRPVSSLIDGAERVRHGDLSVRVPLGVGLDEIASLTRAFNRMTAQLESQHEELVDANTQLDERRRFTEAVLGGVSSGVVGLDDDGRINLPNRAASRLLGIDLETRLGSTFAETLPEFDPLIAEVAQRPWREATDQVAMTLENGDHRIFHARVTAEISDGVISGYVLTFDDVTELLSAQRKAAWADVARRIAHEIKNPLTPIQLSAERLRRKYLKEIESDPETFARMIDTIVRQVGDIGRMVDEFSSFARMPTPVMRDEDLRDIVTAATDLQRGARAGVKVTVETGDRPVILRCDSRQIRQALTNLLQNAVDAIEGRQQAEGEGAAPGSILVTIEPRGDAIVTTVADNGRGLPDTERDRLTEPYVTTREKGTGLGLAIVKKIMEDHGGSIELRDRPEGGAAVSLVFSAPPTVLNETNPALAYHGQ
- the ntrC gene encoding nitrogen regulation protein NR(I); its protein translation is MSQRAASILIADDDRAIRTVLGHALTRLGHSVRSTGTAAGLWRWIEDGEGDLVITDVVMPDDNGLDLLPRIRKIRPDLRVIVMSAQNTLLTAVKASERGAFEYLPKPFDLNELVATVGKALAAPAPGVKEQEGEVREVAGRSEDTLPLIGRSPAMQEIYRVLARLMGTDLTVMITGESGTGKELVARALHDYGKRAGGPFVAINMAAIPRELIESELFGHEKGAFTGATVRATGRFEQAQGGTLFLDEIGDMPLEAQTRLLRVLQEGEYTTVGGRTPIQANVRIVAATHRDLRQLIRQGLFREDLFYRLNVVPIRLPALRERREDVPDLARHFLAQMPAEGLPSKHLDAGAITRLQAYSWPGNVRELENLCRRLAALYVEETIGAEAIDAELAEPPMVDGDGTVPAVDDENLSGAVERHLSAYFNAHKDELPASGLHERVLREVERPLISLSLRATRGNQIRAAELLGLNRNTLRKKIRELDIPVIRSVRSEP